Proteins from a genomic interval of Paenibacillus sp. FSL H8-0048:
- a CDS encoding methyl-accepting chemotaxis protein: MKALRNMGIRSKLFLSVILSVVVIFIAVSIVIYSNAKQLIVDGLKSSLTYEKGEIGVQVSDLLQPAIDSVALLNANAYLRDFIPRVKDAQTLKTTDGYAQLIQTLNLIKNNNKNLLNVYIGLDAVNKVITQDEFEPPADYVLKERSWYSATAANKRVTITNPYIDAGSGKMVVSVSTPLLDDSGKLLGVASADISIEQITAALGAFNYKGSGYAVLIDETGTFIYHPNPDHILLKKMADLGGSWKAVGDKMLQWGSNVFQTEIDGEPSYVSYSPAVANQWSVALIVPQKHAELALKHFELIFFLSIIASIAVLSVLLYLVSGSILKQIPLLTAAFGQAKDGDLSVRARVTAGGEIGVLAESFNDMIESQQSLIQEIMHSSQSISGAVGNTEQNVFVLDGSITDISGVTEELSAGLQQTAASMEEMNASTIQVKAAIHGIARKAQEGAEAAGEINVRAERLKERAWESRTHADSVYGLSEEKLRTAIEQSGSISQISALTGAILEIAAQTNLLSLNASIEAARAGEAGRGFAVVAEEIRKLADNSRETVTEIQGVTGAVVQAVSNLVEAAESMLGFMDSQVKKDYDAMQETGERYSEDARYIEELVTDFSATSEELLASIQSMLTAISETSSATNEGAEGAGAIAAGAEQIIGRSGSIVAEMEEIKLSSAQLLSAVSRFKV; this comes from the coding sequence ATGAAAGCATTAAGGAATATGGGGATTCGTAGCAAGCTGTTTTTGTCGGTGATTCTGTCTGTGGTGGTTATTTTCATAGCGGTGTCTATAGTGATCTACAGCAATGCCAAGCAGCTTATCGTGGACGGGCTGAAGAGCTCACTGACGTACGAGAAAGGGGAGATCGGGGTGCAGGTCAGTGACCTGCTGCAGCCTGCTATTGACAGTGTGGCGCTGCTCAATGCCAATGCCTATCTCCGCGATTTCATCCCGAGGGTGAAGGATGCGCAGACGCTGAAGACTACGGACGGGTACGCGCAGCTGATCCAGACGCTGAACCTGATCAAGAACAACAATAAGAATCTGCTCAATGTATACATAGGTCTGGATGCGGTGAACAAGGTGATTACCCAGGATGAATTCGAGCCTCCGGCAGACTATGTGCTGAAGGAGCGAAGCTGGTATTCCGCTACGGCTGCGAACAAGCGTGTTACCATTACCAATCCTTATATTGATGCCGGGTCAGGCAAAATGGTCGTCAGTGTCAGCACACCGCTGCTTGATGATTCAGGCAAGCTGCTCGGTGTGGCGAGTGCAGATATTTCGATTGAGCAGATTACAGCGGCGCTGGGCGCTTTTAATTATAAGGGCAGCGGCTATGCCGTGCTGATTGATGAGACAGGGACGTTCATCTACCATCCCAATCCGGATCATATCCTGCTGAAGAAGATGGCTGACCTGGGCGGATCGTGGAAGGCTGTTGGCGATAAAATGCTGCAGTGGGGCTCGAATGTCTTCCAGACAGAAATAGATGGCGAGCCCAGCTATGTATCCTATTCACCGGCTGTGGCTAACCAGTGGTCAGTCGCACTGATCGTACCGCAGAAGCATGCGGAGCTTGCGCTGAAGCACTTTGAGCTGATATTCTTCCTCTCGATCATTGCTTCAATTGCGGTGCTGTCTGTCCTGCTGTATCTGGTCTCGGGCAGTATCCTGAAGCAGATTCCGCTGCTCACAGCTGCGTTCGGGCAGGCGAAGGACGGAGACCTGTCGGTAAGGGCAAGAGTGACCGCGGGAGGCGAGATCGGGGTGCTGGCCGAGAGCTTCAACGATATGATTGAGTCGCAGCAGTCGCTGATTCAGGAGATTATGCACAGCTCGCAGAGTATCTCGGGAGCGGTAGGAAATACAGAGCAGAACGTATTCGTGCTGGACGGCAGCATCACCGATATCTCAGGAGTTACGGAGGAGCTGTCGGCAGGTCTGCAGCAGACCGCCGCCTCGATGGAGGAAATGAATGCCAGCACAATCCAGGTCAAGGCTGCGATCCATGGGATTGCCCGCAAAGCCCAGGAGGGGGCGGAAGCCGCCGGAGAAATTAACGTACGGGCGGAGCGGCTGAAGGAGAGAGCCTGGGAATCCCGCACACATGCGGATAGCGTGTATGGGCTTAGTGAAGAGAAGCTGCGCACGGCCATCGAACAGTCGGGGTCGATCTCGCAGATCAGCGCGCTTACGGGCGCCATTCTGGAGATTGCCGCCCAGACCAACCTGTTATCGTTGAATGCTTCAATTGAAGCGGCACGGGCCGGAGAAGCGGGCCGGGGGTTCGCTGTAGTGGCGGAGGAGATCCGTAAGCTAGCCGATAATTCGCGTGAGACGGTGACTGAGATCCAGGGAGTGACTGGAGCGGTTGTGCAGGCGGTGTCCAATCTGGTGGAGGCTGCGGAGAGTATGCTTGGCTTCATGGACAGCCAGGTGAAGAAGGACTACGATGCCATGCAGGAGACCGGAGAGCGGTACAGTGAGGATGCCAGGTATATTGAGGAGCTGGTGACGGATTTCAGCGCCACCTCGGAAGAGCTGCTCGCTTCCATTCAGAGCATGCTTACAGCGATCAGCGAGACAAGCAGTGCGACGAATGAGGGGGCGGAAGGAGCGGGGGCCATTGCTGCCGGAGCGGAGCAGATCATCGGGCGTTCCGGCAGCATCGTAGCGGAGATGGAGGAGATTAAGCTCAGCTCGGCGCAGCTGCTGAGTGCAGTGTCGAGGTTTAAGGTATAG
- a CDS encoding NmrA family NAD(P)-binding protein — protein MLFITGATGTVGNRVVHHLNSKAVHFKALTRTPEKLISDQSDHMSVVTGDIKECSVWSDSLSGVETLFLILLDDAEEILQAARDKGVRNIVFLSSASINRSDAGYNENAMKHKKVEEQIQAYGFRYVFIRAEAFMHNTVYWRDLFRYNKGTIRLPALEAKLASVHEADIAEVISEVVADFDRFSGQVLTLTGANILSQRNILTEISKQLGQSIQLEEQTIGDFRSYMSKYIAEEYITLRVQDWEYSLKHKLAVTDTVLTILGREPYTFREWIAEHLGDFQ, from the coding sequence ATGTTATTTATTACTGGAGCAACTGGAACTGTCGGAAATCGGGTTGTACATCACCTCAATTCTAAGGCTGTCCATTTCAAGGCCCTCACCCGGACACCGGAGAAGCTGATAAGCGATCAGAGCGATCATATGAGTGTCGTCACCGGCGATATCAAGGAGTGCAGCGTCTGGTCAGACAGCCTGAGCGGTGTGGAGACCTTATTCCTGATTCTGCTGGATGATGCCGAAGAGATTCTCCAGGCTGCCCGGGACAAGGGTGTACGGAACATCGTGTTTTTATCCTCAGCCTCCATCAACCGCTCGGATGCCGGTTACAATGAGAACGCCATGAAGCATAAGAAGGTCGAGGAGCAGATACAGGCGTATGGCTTTCGGTATGTGTTCATCCGGGCGGAGGCGTTCATGCACAATACCGTTTACTGGAGGGACCTTTTTAGATACAATAAGGGGACGATCCGGTTACCGGCCCTGGAGGCTAAGCTGGCCAGTGTGCATGAAGCTGATATTGCCGAAGTGATCAGTGAGGTAGTAGCGGATTTTGACAGATTCTCCGGGCAGGTCTTGACGCTCACAGGAGCAAATATTCTTAGCCAGCGGAACATATTGACGGAAATCTCCAAGCAGCTTGGACAATCGATTCAACTGGAAGAGCAGACGATCGGGGACTTCCGTTCCTATATGAGTAAGTACATCGCTGAAGAGTATATCACCCTTAGAGTCCAGGACTGGGAGTATAGCCTGAAGCACAAGCTCGCCGTGACAGATACGGTGCTGACGATTCTTGGCCGGGAGCCTTATACGTTCAGAGAATGGATTGCGGAGCATCTCGGTGATTTTCAATAA
- a CDS encoding PadR family transcriptional regulator, protein MQKEEFTIIPLLILGLLKDCGQSSAYELLSVFKERDYRYLIHMTKGSLYYNLQKLAGEGLVRLVEVVSVNNYPEQYIYEITPQGDEHFKGLMAKYSVQTDDITLAFYMTTLFAHQYDPEQFKAAVAVQMEQTRRKIAEIDYALDAKQDKIYDTAKSMMNNVRAHHELNLKWFQELLEQ, encoded by the coding sequence ATACAGAAAGAGGAATTCACTATTATACCCTTACTTATACTGGGTCTGCTGAAGGATTGCGGACAATCCAGCGCTTATGAATTGCTCAGTGTCTTCAAGGAACGGGATTACCGCTACCTTATCCATATGACGAAGGGATCGCTGTATTACAACCTCCAGAAGCTGGCGGGTGAAGGCTTGGTCCGGCTGGTGGAGGTCGTTAGCGTGAACAACTATCCCGAGCAATACATCTACGAGATTACCCCGCAGGGTGACGAGCATTTCAAAGGACTGATGGCCAAATACTCGGTGCAGACGGACGATATTACGTTAGCCTTTTATATGACTACGCTGTTCGCCCACCAATATGATCCTGAGCAATTCAAGGCGGCTGTAGCGGTGCAGATGGAACAGACACGGCGCAAAATTGCTGAAATTGACTATGCGCTGGATGCCAAGCAAGATAAGATCTACGATACGGCCAAATCGATGATGAATAATGTCAGAGCACACCATGAACTCAACCTGAAGTGGTTTCAGGAGCTGCTGGAACAGTAG